The following are encoded in a window of Panicum virgatum strain AP13 chromosome 5N, P.virgatum_v5, whole genome shotgun sequence genomic DNA:
- the LOC120674424 gene encoding uncharacterized acetyltransferase At3g50280-like gives MAQMISTMPMVDAAPAVSAIMPKLGQAACLDAPASGITVVSRQHVRPDAAWATGDLTLSVSDLPMLSCHYIQKGLFFPAPDLPMSSLVSLLASSLARALAAVPALAGRLVTLPDDRIVIRCNDAGVDFLHAVAPGLSLDDFLVTDADVPTKLTKDLFPMDRTVSYEGHRRPLTSFQVTVLGDGAVFIGIVANHAVVDGTSFWHFFNTWAAICRGESPRLLDFRRNFFGDSTAVLRFPGGVGPAVTFDVDAPLRERVFHFSADAIREMKAIANRRPSGGHHAEVYGKMAQDPKNPGEISSFQSLCAQIWLAVTRARKRLAPDATTTFRMAVNCRHRLRPAISPVYFGNAIQSAVTTATVSELARHDLRWAAGKLNASLAAYGDGAIRRAAAAWQAKPGCFPLGNPDGSVITMGSSNRFPMYDGNDFGWGRPLAVRSGRANKFDGKMSAFPGRAGDGSVDIEVCLPPETMAALLRDAEFMQYVSCPSHLL, from the coding sequence ATGGCTCAGATGATCTCCACCATGCCCATGGTGGACGCCGCGCCAGCGGTGTCCGCCATTATGCCCAAGTTGGGGCAGGCCGCCTGCCTGGACGCGCCGGCCTCGGGCATCACCGTCGTGTCGAGGCAGCACGTGCGCCCGGACGCCGCGTGGGCGACCGGCGACCTCACGCTCTCCGTCTCCGACCTGCCCATGCTGTCGTGCCACTACATCCAGAAGGGGCTCTTCTTCCCGGCCCCCGACCTGCCCATGTCCTCGCTCGTCTCGCTGCTCGCGTCGTCGCTGGCGCGGGCGCTGGCCGCCGTCCcggccctcgccggccgcctcgtCACGCTGCCCGACGACCGCATCGTCATCCGCTGCAACGACGCGGGCGTCGACTTCCTCCACGCCGTCGCGCCCGGCCTGTCGCTCGACGACTTTCTCGTCACGGACGCCGACGTGCCCACCAAGCTGACAAAGGACCTGTTCCCCATGGATCGGACCGTGAGCTACGAAGGGCACCGGCGCCCGCTCACGTCGTTCCAAGTCACCGTGCTCGGTGACGGCGCCGTCTTCATCGGAATCGTCGCCAACCACGCCGTCGTGGACGGCACCTCCTTTTGGCACTTCTTCAACACCTGGGCCGCCATCTGCCGCGGCGAGTCGCCCAGGCTGCTGGACTTCCGCAGAAACTTCTTCGGAGACTCCACCGCCGTCCTCCGCTTCCCCGGCGGCGTCGGCCCGGCGGTGACCTTCGACGTGGACGCACCTCTCCGGGAGCGCGTCTTTCACTTCAGCGCGGACGCGATTCGCGAGATGAAGGCAATTGCCAACCGTCGCCCGAGCGGTGGCCACCACGCCGAGGTCTACGGCAAGATGGCGCAGGACCCGAAGAATCCCGGCGAGATCTCGTCGTTCCAGTCGCTGTGCGCGCAGATATGGCTCGCGGTGACGCGCGCCCGGAAACGCCTGGCGCCCGACGCGACGACCACGTTCCGAATGGCGGTGAACTGCCGGCACCGGCTGCGCCCGGCCATCTCCCCTGTTTACTTCGGCAACGCCATCCAGAGCGCCGTGACGACGGCGACGGTGTCCGAGCTGGCGCGGCACGATCTGCGGTGGGCGGCGGGCAAGCTGAACGCCAGCCTCGCGGCGTACGGCGACGGCGCGatccggcgcgcggcggcggcgtggcaggcCAAGCCCGGGTGCTTCCCGCTGGGCAACCCCGACGGGTCGGTGATCACGATGGGGAGCTCGAACCGGTTCCCGATGTACGACGGCAACGACTTCGGGTGGGGGCGGCCCCTCGCGGTGCGGAGCGGTCGCGCCAACAAGTTCGACGGCAAGATGTCGGCGTTCCCTgggcgcgccggcgacggcagcgTGGACATCGAGGTGTGCCTGCCGCCGGAGACCATGGCGGCGCTGCTCCGCGAcgccgagttcatgcagtaCGTGTCGTGCCCGTCGCACCTGTTGTGA